The stretch of DNA GCCAGCTGCAGCGCCTGGGTTTGGCAGCTGATGTTATCATGGTCAGTTATCGATAAAAAACCGATTCTGCGCTGTTTGGCTTCACCTAGGATTTGTGCCGCCGTGAATTTGCCGTCGGAGGCCGCCGAGTGGACATGCAGGTCAATCATCGCTATGCTGCTACCTTTTTTCTTGGGCGACGATGTACCATTGTTCTTTTTCGTCGTGGCAGGTGTCGACGGTTAAATGGGTGATTCTGAGCTTCGGAAACTTGGCTTTAAGCGCTTCCACATCGACGGGTTCGAATTTGCTTTTGTTAGCCAAGTAGGCTTCGGGGGTGAGGGCGTTGGATTCATATTTTTCTTTGGTGCGCCTGCTTATCCGGGACAGCGAAACCTCCTGTGGACAACTGGTCTGCAATACCACAAAAGTCAGGTTGTTTTTCGCGGCGATTTCAGCGGCGCGTTCCCGCAGTTCCTGGGTGACGAAGGTAGCGTCTAATATCATGCCGCCCTCTGTGTCTTTTTTGGCTAGCTCGTCTGCGCGTTTAAAGAGTTCATCGTAGACGGATAGGCGCTTGTTCATGTTCCCCGCGACTTTCACGTCGAAGATATCTTCGTTTTTGAGGACTTCGAGGCGAATTAGGTCGCTGCGTAGGATGGTGTAGCCTTTGATTTTGGCGATTTGCTCTGAGGTTTCGGTTTTGTAGCTTGCCGGCAACCCACAGGTTATCAGAAGAGTTCTTGGTTCCAGTTTTTCTTTAACAAATTCTGCAAAAGCTTCTTTCATTACAGTGCACCCTAAATACAGTTAGCTTATGTTAGGGTGTACTTAACTTTTTTCTAGGCAGGTTCTTGATAGACACACTTTACACCTTATGAAATGTAGGTAAATTCTAAATAAGGAGTAACACACACAAT from Candidatus Bathyarchaeota archaeon encodes:
- a CDS encoding ATP-binding protein yields the protein MKEAFAEFVKEKLEPRTLLITCGLPASYKTETSEQIAKIKGYTILRSDLIRLEVLKNEDIFDVKVAGNMNKRLSVYDELFKRADELAKKDTEGGMILDATFVTQELRERAAEIAAKNNLTFVVLQTSCPQEVSLSRISRRTKEKYESNALTPEAYLANKSKFEPVDVEALKAKFPKLRITHLTVDTCHDEKEQWYIVAQEKR